A region from the Fundidesulfovibrio putealis DSM 16056 genome encodes:
- a CDS encoding RNA recognition motif domain-containing protein codes for MSKKLYVGNLSFNSTEDDIRTQFATFGEVISVSLITDRETGRLRGFGFVEMDDEGARAAIQGMDGKDFGGRNLKVNEAEEKSRSGGGGGRGGDRRW; via the coding sequence ATGTCTAAGAAACTTTATGTCGGCAATCTTTCGTTCAATTCCACCGAAGACGACATCCGTACCCAGTTCGCCACCTTTGGCGAGGTCATCAGCGTAAGCCTGATCACCGACAGGGAGACCGGCCGTCTTCGCGGCTTCGGTTTCGTCGAGATGGACGATGAAGGCGCCAGGGCCGCTATCCAGGGCATGGACGGCAAGGATTTCGGTGGCCGCAATCTGAAGGTCAACGAAGCCGAAGAGAAGTCCCGCTCCGGCGGCGGTGGCGGTCGCGGCGGGGATCGCCGCTGGTAG